The DNA sequence TTTTGGAATAGCTAATATGGTATCTGATATGCTGGCATTGGTCATCTCAATGTAATCAAGTTTTCTCTGTGTAATGAGCCATTTGGGAAATTTAGGAACTCTCAAGGAGTCCATGTATATATCAGAAAGCTGAAACGGAGGAACCCATTGAGAACTCACATTTAACATTAAGTTAGACTCTGAAGAAATCCGCAAAAAATCAAGCTGAGTGAGGTTAACAAAGTGATGCTCCGATACAAAACCGTCCCATGAGTTTGAAGCAAGATCCATATTAATTAGATTTGATAGTTCTCCAATGCATTTAGGAATGCTTCCCCGCAGTTGATTATCATCGAGCCACAGTTCTGTCAACTTCGTCAGTTGGCAAAATGATTCTGGTAGACGAATACTAAACTGATTCATACTTATGGTGAGGCGTAAAAGTTTTGTAAGATTGCCAATCTCGGCAGGAAACGAACCATCAAATTTATTGTGCGTAAGATCAAACTCATGAAGTAATGTAAGGTTGGCAATATATTGAAGAATTGGACCTTGAAAATTATTATAATAAAGATCAAGATTAGCGAGAGATGTCAAGGCCCCTATAGATTTCGGgattaaaccttcaaagttattGTTGCCTATACTATGTTTTGAAAGCTTGGACAAATTTCCAATGGATTCAGGAATCACACCATGTAGATTATTGTTTGAAAGATCAAGATACGTAAGAGATGTCAAAGCCCCTATGGATTTAGGAATAGTGCCTTCAAGAAAATTGTAGTACAGATCAACGAGTGTAAGAGCAGTCAAATTCCCGATTGAATTAGAAATCGAACCTGTGAATAATCAAATAATATGGTTAGGCTTGCGCTTTTCAGAACTACATTGATGCCTTGCAAATTCATTTCTCGATTCAGCTCATCGAAAGAAGTAGTATAATAGTCTGTACACTATGATGATAAGTCTCGAGTAATATAAAGAACAAAATAGATGTGAAAAATCCAACTATGCAAGGTGAAAAACCCAACCAGGAACAATAAAGAGACGTAGTCTGATAGATACTCCTCTCTCAagattttcaaattaagcacaaaGAGATAGTATGATCACCTTTGAGATGACTATCTCCAAGATGAAGTTTGGTGACCTGGCCGGTTATTTTGTGGCACTCAATTTTGTGCCATGAACAACAATCATCTCCAACCCACGAAGACAAGAGATTTAACTCATCAACAAGGCCTTTTTTTAAGAGCAGCAAAGCTTGTTTCTCCCTGTGAATGCAGCTTCTATTCAGATGGTCTCCGATTATGCTCCCACAACCAAACTTTAAACTTCCTGCAACACATAAGGTGTATACAACTTGTAGTAAACTCATATGTTTTTGTATTTCCATAGCTACAATAAAAATATATTTGCAGTTCCCAGTACTTAATATCTATTCTTATCGAATAAATTTGTATATGTAGGTTCGTGAAGTCATGAACAACTTATAAAATATCATCGACGACATTGGATGTAGTCTTCAGGTCAGTCGTCGCCAGCACTACCATCTATGTCAACTTTTAGTCTCCCATTACTCCCACTCAGAGGAGAGTTGCTCTGCATTACTAAATAAACTTGCGTTTTCTGTTCTTCGTCAAGCTGACTAAACCTTGCCAAAGACTAGTGAGTGTTACTATGTTACTGCATCACTAATTATCATTATTAGATGACTTGTACATTTTCTTCCCTTGCATACAGTGTTACTCCAATGTCGTCGTCACCATCACCTGAGTAATGAGATTATTCTTCCTTGTCGTCGCCGTTAACTGATTGACTAGGGAGTCTACCACTAAGTGTTTGCAAGTCATTTTCTACATGGAATACATACACCATAATCTTAATTCCTTGACCATAAATATGAGAAAAATGAGACTCGCCTGCCCTGCTTCTTCAAAGCTTACTGTCTTTAAATGAATTTTCTATGTGTTCCCTCCCAGTCATAATTACTTATGAAATTCGTCATAATGCTATGCTTTTAAAATTTCTAGTTCTAGTCCAAGAAGATCATCAACATAACTTGAGGAAATATCTGTAGTTGAACGGAATTTTGAAGTTTGAATCACTTGTAGGTATTGAATACACCACTTAGGTCATACAGTACTCTCCTCATTATGACTTCCTAATACAGGTACAAAGTATCAAACGGAACATAGGGAATCAATGATAAGAACAGAGCACATGAACATACAAGTATTCGTCTTGATTGACATAGAGTATCAATAGTACTACGCAAAACACTGTTATGAAACTTATTCATATGAAGATGCAGAATTTTACAGATACGTGTTCCTCTGATCCCACCACTACCACTTGATATACGAACAACAGCAACACATGTTATAGTGCTTTACTAGTTCCATAATCTCACTTAAGAAAACATATGGAGAAAAAATAATTCACTCAGAACTGGCATTTACATTAAGTTAAGAAGCTTCTTCCATAACAAAGCAATGACAACCGCTATCTTGTTGAACACCTGTTCGACATAGTCAAAATAAGAATATCTCCAGGACTTAATAAAATGCAAAGAAGCGCAGACTCCCAAAAAGCCGACCAAGAGACCTGGTCCTATCCCAGCGTAAATCCACATGTGCTCATCATCTGAATAGAAATCAGCTTTACTGTTGTTTTGAAAATTATGTGAATTCATGTCACCAGGGCAGGGCTTGAGGATAGGTCGACCACAGAGCTGATTGTTGCCAACATAAATGGAGGGATCGTCAAGGGTTTGGAGTTGGTTTCCTGTGGGTATTCTCCCAGATAAATCATTGAAGGAGAGGTTTAAGTGGCTTAAAAAGTTTAAATAGGATAGACTCTGTGGAACAGAACCATAAAGTTTATTTCTAGAGAGATCAAGAGATTCCAGGTTATGCAGGTTCCCAATCATATCAGGGATTTTCCCAGTTAAATTATTACCGGCCAAGTTTAAATACAACAAGCCATGGAGATCCATCAACACTTCTGGAATCTGTCCACTGAGGTTGTTGTTTGATAAGTTAATGGAAAACAGAAACCCCAGTGAAGTGGTATATGCTAGATCATTTCCTTTAGCATCATCGATGACCGTTTCACCATCTACCCCACTCATGAAGGGATAAGTATCATCACTTTCACCTGTTTTCATGATACTAAAAGTGCCGAAACAAAGGGGAATGTTCCCTGTGAATTGATTTTTTGCCAAGTTCAAAACTTGAATTGATGGATGGTGGCAAAGATGTGTGGGAATTCTACCATAGAAATTGTTGGACTGCAGTGATAAAAACTTAAGAAAAGGTAGCCCACCGGACCAAGGGGGAAGGATATCAGTCAAATTGTTCTTTCCCACGTCGAGTGCCACCAGAGTTCTCAGATTCTGGAATGACAGAGGAAGTTTTCCTTGAAACTTGTTGTTGTGCAAGTTTAGATAAATAAGGGATTCCAAAGAACCTAAGGAAATTGGAATATTACCAGAGAGGTTGTTGTTCATCACATCGAAAGCTATCAAGGTTGTTAAGTTTCCTAAACACTGGGGGAGCTCTCCCCAAAAGTTGTTGTTGGGGAGTAATAGTACCCTCAAGGATGTCATATTGCACAAAGATGTGGGAATTTCACCAGACAACCTGTTGTTTGAGAGGTCTAATGTAAGCAAACCATTTGGAACTCCTAATAAGGCACCTGATATGCTTGCATTGCGCATCTTTATGTACATAATGTCTCTCTGTGTTAGTAGCCATTGGGGAAACTTGGGCCCTACTTTTACAGAGTCCATGTATAAATCTTGGAGCTGAAATGGAGGAATCCACTGGGAACTACTAATATTTAACACCAAGTCAGACCTTGAAGAAATATACAAGTACATCAACGTCGTGAGATTAACAAAGTGTTGTTCTGATACAAAACCCTCCCATGAATTAGACTGAAGATCCAAATTGTAAAGATTTGACAATCCTCCCATGCATTCAGGAATGCTTCCACTTAGCTGATTATAACTGACATCCAAGGTTTCTAACTTTGACAACTTACAAAATGCCTCGGGTAGACAACCAGTTAGTTCATTTGAGTTTACCATAAAGTCTGTAAGTGCTGTGAGATTGCCCACCCCAAGTGGAATGGAACCATTAACTTTATTTGTCCAAATACGAAAATTAGTAAGAGATGATAAATTTCCTATGGACTGAGGAAGCAAACCTTGGAAATTATTAGCAGAAAGATCAAGAGAAGTAAGAGATGGCCAAGAGCCTATAAATTCAGGGATTGGacctttaaaattatttttggataGATCAACTTCAGAAAGAGCAGTCAAATTTTCGAACGATTTGGGAATAAAACCTCGCATATCATTGAATGAAAGATCAAGAATGCTAAGAGATGTCACCGTCCCTAAAGATTTAGGGATGTAACCTTCAATCAAGTTATCATAAAGATCAAGTTTCTTAAGAGCAGTCAGATTTCCTATTGATTCAGGAATTAAACCTGAAAAGTTATCAAATAAAGTAGTTAGGCCTAAGATCATTACCGTTAAAATTCAATCATATTCTGGTCATTTAAAAGGTTAAAAGAATTTAAACTATCCAAGTGATGCTAGCAAAGAAGTTATGTATTTTGCATTGATAATGGTTAAGCTTTTTCTTATAAATTCAACTGGTTTTAAGTTAATAGCTCTTAATATTACCATTACATTAAGATTAGAGTAAAGAAGAAAGCATTTGATCACCTTTTAGACTACAACTTCCAAGATTAAGATGGATAATGTGGCCGGTTAGGTTGTTGCATTCAATTCCATCCCATGAACAACACTCATCACCAGTCCACGACGACAAACAATTCGCCCATGAATCATTTAGACTCTTTTTAAGGAGTAGCAATGCTTGTCTTTCCCCCTTGATGCAACTTTTATTCCGGTGTCCTCGTATAATGTTCCCATAACCGAATTTTGAACTTGTCAGAACACCTATAACACAAACAAGAAACAATAAACTCACAGTCTTTTGCATCTCCATATATACCTAGTATAGATTAATAACTATAGTTGTAATTAATTTTGTGCTGCAAGTATCTAAACATGTACATTTCTATCAAACATTTGGTTGTACATATATGAGCAGGTAAAAGAAATTTTTCAAGTCATGAACAACTACTAGAAAAAGTATCAGCTCATCTTTAAACTTCTAGTCTTCCACTAAACGAAGACTTCATCTCTACAACTGAATAGACTTTGCTTTTTTTGGTTCTTCATAAAGCTGATTAAAACCTAGTCTAAAATTTTACATTAATTAATCGTAACTATTAGTAAAACTATGAAGTTAAGAGCAGGAAATTGAGGAaaatatcatatttaaatatcgATATATGCATAAGGGAAAAAGGAGACTTGCTCTCCCCTGCAGGCTGCATCGATAGTTGCTATCCCTTGGATGATTTTACCTCTACTTTACTCCAAGGTCGATCTCGGTCCGCCCTGAGATTCCGGGGACCCTAGTCAAAATCAGTTTATGAGATCCTAACATGCATATATCATGCAACTTCGTACATATTTACTTAAAAGAAAAGTTGAAATTTCTGGGGGCCTTGAGTGTAGGGCTCAGGCATAAGTCTTGCTCCCCTGTAGACAAGGTCACCCTCGCCTTTGTGACTTGAATATGCAGTCTACCACTAAGTGTTTGCAAGTCAGTTTCTACATGACAGAAATATAGCATAATGTTCATCCCTTGACCATTTGTGAGCAGTGGATACACCACTCAGGTCATACAACTCATACATGTCCTCATGATGACTTATAGATATTCCATTAAAACTTGTCATCTTTAAACTACAGATGATTTAGAAAGCTACTAAAATGTACTAATATTATGATCTTGAACATAGGAAATAAATAATAAGAACAGAACATATGAACGTACAAGTATTCATCTTGATTGACATATAGTATAAACAGTACAAGCTTTTTCTCATTCTCAATGCAGCTTCTATTCTTATGGCCTCCGGTTATGCTCCTGCAACCAAACTTTGATTATGTCGCGGCACACAACGCATATACAAGTAATAAGCTCATATGTCTTGGTATTTCCATAGCTAGAAATGAATAGTAGTCGGTGATGGTGTGTTTGTGTTTTCAGGTTGTGGTCCTTAAGGTGTTGTGTTGATTTTCTTTTTAATTGTCTTGTTGTGTTTATTCTCCTTTTTATTTCATATATGACTAGCCCCTCTAGTTTGGTAGGAGAGGTGACTATCATAAACTATTTGGGCACGTGGAGGGTAAAGAGAAGAAGGGGATATGACATGGTACTTTGGTGAATGACACGTGTAAAAGTTTAGAGGATAAGGTTGAGTTGTGGGGCATACGGCTTACGAATATTCAGCTTTCGATGATAATTTCTTATCATTCGTGATCTTTAGATACTATACCTTACGAACTCCGAAGGCACGTCATGCCTACGGGGTCGTAGGCTTTTTATTATTAATAGGTTTCTTAGATCCATAGTGGAAATGGAATGAGAGAGGCCACATTTTAATTTAGGGTCCTTATGGCTACAACCATGGGGAGACTACAAATTTGATGCCATCAGTCGGAAATTTTGCTTAAACTTGCTTAAACTCTATATGTTTGTAAGTGAACATAAATTTTATTATAGGAAACGTCATGAACAAATAGGATTAGGAAAAGTCTTACCATCAGGACGAAGAAGTTAGTAGGATCAAGGATGGTATAGCAATATTGTAAAAATTAAAATCAGCAAATCGGAGGATAGACTTTTAGATAATCAAAAATTACTAGCAATAAACTATCTAAGAACTTTGTAAAGACCGCAGGTAATATCAAATTTAAAAGATTGCATGTCATTGACCAGTTAAAGATCATTTGTGAATTGTCAAATTAAAAGATGATAAAATAAAGAGAGAATTGTATTTTGCACCCCTTATATTTGGCCAAAACTCAATTTTGTATACCTATTTTCATAAATTGCAGTTTGCATCTCCCTAGTTTGAAATCCGCTTCGACATGCACCCTTTTTGCCTATTTTTTTAGCCCTAATTGTTGTCTCCAACAATATATCTCATCTTTTATCTTCAATAATAGATTATATATGTTGTTGAAAATAATAATTTGGGCAAAAAAATTGACAAAATTTGGCAAAAAGTGTGCAACTTGAAGCGGATTTCAAAGTAGGAGGATGCAAACTGTAATTTATGAAAATAAGTATACAAAATTGAGTTTTGACCAAATATAAGGGGTGCAAAATGTAATTCTCTCTAAAATAAATTTAGATGAAAGAGTCATTCCTGGCAAATGCTCTTTCTGACTGCAATTTTTGCACAGGTGAAATTCCCTTTTCGGAAACTTCCAATAATCATTAGCAGATGCAAAgaattacaaattttaattatgTAGTTGTATAAGACGAAGTTACAGAATATATAATCATCCAGTCACTGTGCCTTATTATTATAGATAATTACACGTAGAAACAGAAACAAGAACATATGAACATAGAACTTCAAGTACAAATAATATATAAAACAACTGGAAATACTTTTCCTTGTAGGCTTCT is a window from the Apium graveolens cultivar Ventura chromosome 1, ASM990537v1, whole genome shotgun sequence genome containing:
- the LOC141674724 gene encoding uncharacterized protein LOC141674724 isoform X1, encoding MEMQKTVSLLFLVCVIGVLTSSKFGYGNIIRGHRNKSCIKGERQALLLLKKSLNDSWANCLSSWTGDECCSWDGIECNNLTGHIIHLNLGSCSLKGLIPESIGNLTALKKLDLYDNLIEGYIPKSLGTVTSLSILDLSFNDMRGFIPKSFENLTALSEVDLSKNNFKGPIPEFIGSWPSLTSLDLSANNFQGLLPQSIGNLSSLTNFRIWTNKVNGSIPLGVGNLTALTDFMVNSNELTGCLPEAFCKLSKLETLDVSYNQLSGSIPECMGGLSNLYNLDLQSNSWEGFVSEQHFVNLTTLMYLYISSRSDLVLNISSSQWIPPFQLQDLYMDSVKVGPKFPQWLLTQRDIMYIKMRNASISGALLGVPNGLLTLDLSNNRLSGEIPTSLCNMTSLRVLLLPNNNFWGELPQCLGNLTTLIAFDVMNNNLSGNIPISLGSLESLIYLNLHNNKFQGKLPLSFQNLRTLVALDVGKNNLTDILPPWSGGLPFLKFLSLQSNNFYGRIPTHLCHHPSIQVLNLAKNQFTGNIPLCFGTFSIMKTGESDDTYPFMSGVDGETVIDDAKGNDLAYTTSLGFLFSINLSNNNLSGQIPEVLMDLHGLLYLNLAGNNLTGKIPDMIGNLHNLESLDLSRNKLYGSVPQSLSYLNFLSHLNLSFNDLSGRIPTGNQLQTLDDPSIYVGNNQLCGRPILKPCPGDMNSHNFQNNSKADFYSDDEHMWIYAGIGPGLLVGFLGVCASLHFIKSWRYSYFDYVEQVFNKIAVVIALLWKKLLNLM
- the LOC141674724 gene encoding uncharacterized protein LOC141674724 isoform X2, which translates into the protein MEMQKTVSLLFLVCVIGVLTSSKFGYGNIIRGHRNKSCIKGERQALLLLKKSLNDSWANCLSSWTGDECCSWDGIECNNLTGHIIHLNLGSCSLKGSLKFGCGSIIGDHLNRSCIHREKQALLLLKKGLVDELNLLSSWVGDDCCSWHKIECHKITGQVTKLHLGDSHLKGSISNSIGNLTALTLVDLYYNFLEGTIPKSIGALTSLTYLDLSNNNLHGVIPESIGNLSKLSKHSIGNNNFEGLIPKSIGALTSLANLDLYYNNFQGPILQYIANLTLLHEFDLTHNKFDGSFPAEIGNLTKLLRLTISMNQFSIRLPESFCQLTKLTELWLDDNQLRGSIPKCIGELSNLINMDLASNSWDGFVSEHHFVNLTQLDFLRISSESNLMLNVSSQWVPPFQLSDIYMDSLRVPKFPKWLITQRKLDYIEMTNASISDTILAIPKSVTYIDLSNNHLFGNIPAFLCNLTLRTLLVSDNNFSGELPQCLGNLTYLEGFSVMNNNLCGDIPVSLGSLGLLRYLNLHNNNFQGKLPLSFQNLTSIIGLDVGKNNLRDTLPRWTWKLRVLRYLIIRSNNFYGEIPTDICHSPLIQVLNMARNDITGSIPLCFGNFTVIITSYNSQADDSPPYMRLSYDDMIVDDPKGSELTYTSTLDSLYSIDLSNNQISGEIPEELMDLRGLLSLNLAGNNLSGRSPDRIGKLEKLEFLDLSRNELYGPIPQSLSFLTFLSRLNLSFNDFRVKYHPETNSRP